The following are from one region of the Streptomyces tuirus genome:
- a CDS encoding MarR family winged helix-turn-helix transcriptional regulator: MTDSSYPGGMNTADDDWLRLDQQICFSLHAASRAFNGVYRGILKDLGLTYPQYLVMLVLWEHDELPVKKLGEHLRLDSGTLSPLLKRLEAAGLVRRERSARDERSVEVRLTEEGVALRGRALQVPRRIASSTGFGADEIRALRARLDELTTALDAAAALAEPEGGPSTAAAAERP; the protein is encoded by the coding sequence ATGACGGACTCGAGCTATCCTGGGGGCATGAACACGGCCGACGACGACTGGCTCCGCCTGGACCAGCAGATCTGCTTCTCCCTGCACGCGGCCTCCCGCGCCTTCAACGGCGTCTACCGCGGGATCCTCAAGGACCTCGGGCTCACCTACCCGCAGTACCTGGTGATGCTGGTGCTGTGGGAGCACGACGAGCTGCCCGTGAAGAAGCTCGGCGAGCACCTGCGCCTCGACTCGGGCACGCTGTCGCCGCTGCTCAAGCGGCTGGAGGCGGCCGGGCTGGTACGCCGGGAGCGCAGCGCGCGCGACGAGCGGTCGGTGGAGGTGCGGCTGACCGAGGAGGGCGTCGCGCTGCGCGGGCGGGCGCTCCAGGTGCCGCGCCGGATCGCGTCCTCGACCGGCTTCGGCGCGGACGAGATCCGCGCCCTGCGCGCCCGCCTCGACGAACTGACCACCGCGCTGGACGCGGCCGCGGCCCTCGCGGAGCCGGAGGGCGGGCCGTCCACGGCGGCGGCGGCCGAGCGGCCGTAG
- a CDS encoding glycosyltransferase family 39 protein, giving the protein MAVPMAVMLTIGLWGLDRGGMWGDESVTFQVAQRTVPQIWRLLHDVDAVHGLYYLFMHAVLAVHPSEVVLRLPSVCAATATAGLVAALGVRLAGPRVGLGAGVLYAITPMTGHYAQEGRSYALVAAGVAGATLLLVRAVDAAGAQAWWPYGTVVALTCVLHELAVPVLGAHAVTLALLRVPRRVWSGWGRAAGAAALLVLPLVWVSQGQAAQVAWLVSPGWDRVERLARNFIPGQAGPVFFAALLLMTVGLRERRTAAVALPLLLVPPGILMTVSQVRPLYHDRYVLYALAGASLLVAAGAGRVGRALGRVRFDGRRVRVGGRQVRVLLGVTGVLAVTVTLLNQLPVHRQDRSAAHRPDNLAGVSALAVRQMRPGDPVLFVPSVGRLAALAYPKGFQRVRDIALRESAPRSGTLWGLEANPVELRRRLASVDRVWVVAERSALDLRRSPPDLVERTKLAVLTEDFTVREEHVREEGIRDDVLLRLYVRRRPGGIPSGATPPGDEPPRRPPDGLPPGVSAGTPALGTPALGARSSPRPVP; this is encoded by the coding sequence GTGGCAGTGCCCATGGCGGTGATGCTCACGATCGGGCTGTGGGGGCTGGACCGCGGTGGGATGTGGGGCGACGAGAGCGTCACCTTCCAGGTCGCGCAGCGCACGGTCCCGCAGATCTGGCGGCTGCTGCACGACGTGGACGCCGTGCACGGCCTGTACTACCTCTTCATGCACGCCGTCCTCGCCGTCCACCCGAGCGAGGTCGTGCTGCGCCTGCCGTCGGTGTGCGCGGCGACGGCGACCGCCGGCCTGGTCGCGGCCCTGGGCGTCCGGCTGGCCGGCCCCCGGGTCGGGCTGGGAGCCGGGGTCCTCTACGCCATCACGCCGATGACCGGCCACTACGCCCAGGAGGGGCGGTCGTACGCGCTCGTCGCGGCGGGTGTCGCGGGGGCGACCCTGCTGCTGGTGCGGGCCGTGGACGCGGCGGGCGCCCAGGCCTGGTGGCCGTACGGGACGGTCGTCGCCCTGACCTGCGTGCTGCACGAGCTGGCGGTGCCGGTGCTGGGCGCGCACGCGGTGACGCTGGCCCTGCTGCGGGTGCCCAGGAGGGTGTGGTCCGGCTGGGGGCGCGCGGCGGGCGCCGCGGCACTGCTCGTGCTGCCGCTGGTGTGGGTGTCGCAGGGGCAGGCCGCGCAGGTGGCGTGGCTCGTTTCGCCGGGGTGGGACCGGGTCGAGAGGCTGGCCCGGAACTTCATCCCCGGCCAGGCGGGGCCGGTGTTCTTCGCGGCGCTGCTGCTGATGACCGTGGGGCTGCGGGAGCGGCGGACCGCGGCGGTCGCGCTGCCGCTGCTGCTGGTGCCGCCGGGGATCCTGATGACCGTGTCGCAGGTCCGGCCGCTCTACCACGACCGGTACGTGCTCTACGCGCTGGCGGGCGCGTCCCTGCTGGTCGCGGCCGGGGCGGGGCGGGTCGGCCGGGCGCTGGGGCGGGTGCGGTTCGACGGGCGGCGGGTGCGGGTCGGCGGCCGTCAGGTGCGGGTCCTGCTGGGCGTCACCGGCGTGCTCGCCGTCACCGTCACGCTCCTGAACCAGCTCCCGGTGCACCGCCAGGACCGTTCCGCCGCCCACCGCCCGGACAACCTGGCCGGTGTGTCCGCGCTCGCCGTCCGCCAGATGCGCCCCGGCGACCCGGTGCTGTTCGTGCCGTCGGTCGGCAGGCTCGCCGCGCTGGCCTACCCGAAGGGGTTCCAGCGGGTGCGGGACATCGCGCTGCGGGAGTCCGCGCCGCGCTCCGGGACGCTGTGGGGGCTGGAGGCGAACCCCGTGGAGCTGCGGCGGCGGCTCGCCTCGGTGGACCGCGTCTGGGTCGTCGCCGAGCGGTCCGCCCTCGACCTGCGCCGCAGCCCGCCCGACCTGGTCGAGCGCACCAAACTCGCCGTCCTGACCGAGGATTTCACCGTCCGCGAGGAGCACGTCCGCGAGGAAGGCATCCGCGACGACGTACTCCTGCGCCTCTACGTCCGCCGCCGTCCTGGAGGCATCCCGTCCGGAGCCACCCCGCCCGGCGACGAGCCGCCTCGCCGACCGCCCGACGGCCTGCCACCCGGCGTATCCGCCGGCACCCCAGCCCTCGGCACCCCCGCCCTCGGCGCCCGGTCCTCGCCCCGTCCGGTGCCGTAG